The Actinomycetota bacterium genome has a segment encoding these proteins:
- a CDS encoding S8 family serine peptidase, producing MAMGVIAAMLRFIGDRLGASRAAGFQRRALTENPARRWPLLAALSALLLALAASLVAAPAPAAASTPGGEGVRVEGEVILRPRTGKLAEAAREALSRGLRFVRGLPGGMLLMRAPRETDLTVLEALPSIDWAEPDLPFRAAESPNDPDYPLQWNLQKIKMPGAWDIAAGGDPSVVVAVVDSGVAYRDSGTFRRAPDFAATSFVPGYDFVANDAYPDDEYGHGTHVAAIIASAYNNAFRAAGMAYSCSIMPVRVLGAAGSGTASAVASGIYYAADNGASVINLSVASPRHSKAVSEAVRYAWERGVLCVAASGNEGSDPGYPGGMDCPADEGQYVIAVGATDCRDLRAHYSNYGEGLDLVAPGGDLTRDDNGDGHGDGIPQEAYRIAGNHQSGFALVWGEGTSMASAQVSAAAALLLSLDPKLTPGEVTHLLTSSASDLGEPGWDEYYGHGLLDVEAALASLGVNTWYFAEGTTREGFEEWLCVLNAGEEVAPVEFTFLMPGGETRSVTYDIPAASRFSLNVNSQVDPEKDVAATASSPQPIVAERAMYYSYKGSMEGGSATLGARHPGTTWYFAEGTTRAGFEEWLTLANPGDEDALVTVEYMLGAGQGDNVVEEWLVPARSRVTVNVNLAVGPDKDVSMRVVSDRAVVAERPMYFSFRGAIPGGHNVMGAPSPGTTWYFAEGTTRAGFEEWLTLANPGDEDALVTVEYMLGAGQGDNVVEEWLVPARSRVTVNVNLAVGPDKDVSMRVVSDRAVVAERPMYFSFGPKGWKGGSCGMGYDPVEGGGAR from the coding sequence CTGCTCTCCTCCTCGCGCTCGCCGCCTCCCTCGTCGCCGCGCCCGCTCCCGCGGCGGCTTCCACGCCCGGAGGCGAGGGCGTTCGGGTCGAGGGAGAGGTCATCCTGCGCCCGCGGACGGGAAAGCTGGCGGAGGCGGCCCGGGAGGCCCTGTCCCGCGGGCTGCGCTTCGTGAGGGGGCTGCCGGGGGGCATGCTGCTCATGCGCGCGCCCAGGGAGACGGACCTCACGGTACTGGAAGCCCTTCCCAGCATCGACTGGGCGGAGCCCGACCTGCCGTTTCGCGCCGCCGAGAGCCCCAACGATCCCGATTACCCCCTGCAGTGGAACCTGCAGAAGATAAAAATGCCCGGGGCTTGGGACATCGCCGCCGGAGGTGACCCGTCGGTGGTGGTGGCGGTGGTCGATTCAGGGGTGGCCTACCGCGATTCCGGCACCTTCCGCCGTGCCCCCGATTTTGCCGCCACCTCCTTCGTGCCCGGATACGATTTCGTCGCCAACGACGCCTACCCGGACGACGAATACGGACACGGCACCCACGTGGCCGCGATCATAGCATCCGCGTACAACAACGCGTTCCGCGCGGCGGGCATGGCCTATTCCTGCTCCATCATGCCGGTGCGGGTGCTGGGCGCCGCGGGGTCGGGCACCGCCTCCGCCGTGGCCTCCGGGATCTACTACGCGGCGGACAACGGCGCCAGCGTCATCAACCTGAGCGTCGCGTCCCCACGCCACAGCAAGGCCGTGAGCGAAGCGGTGAGGTATGCCTGGGAGAGGGGCGTCCTCTGCGTGGCGGCCTCCGGCAACGAGGGCTCGGACCCCGGATACCCCGGCGGCATGGACTGTCCGGCCGACGAGGGGCAGTACGTCATCGCCGTGGGGGCGACGGACTGCCGCGACCTGCGCGCCCATTACTCCAACTACGGCGAGGGGCTGGACCTGGTGGCGCCGGGCGGGGACCTCACGCGTGACGACAACGGCGACGGCCACGGAGACGGCATACCACAGGAAGCGTACCGCATAGCCGGGAACCACCAGTCCGGTTTCGCGCTGGTATGGGGAGAGGGCACCAGCATGGCGTCGGCGCAGGTGAGCGCCGCCGCAGCCCTGCTCCTCTCCCTCGATCCCAAGCTCACGCCGGGTGAGGTCACCCACCTCCTCACCTCCTCCGCCTCGGATCTGGGGGAACCCGGGTGGGACGAATATTACGGGCACGGACTGCTGGACGTGGAGGCGGCGCTGGCCTCCCTGGGGGTCAACACCTGGTATTTCGCCGAGGGCACCACCCGCGAAGGCTTCGAGGAATGGCTGTGCGTACTCAACGCCGGGGAGGAGGTAGCGCCGGTTGAGTTCACCTTCCTCATGCCCGGGGGTGAGACCCGGTCCGTCACCTACGACATCCCCGCCGCCAGCAGGTTCTCCCTCAACGTGAACTCCCAGGTGGATCCGGAGAAGGACGTGGCGGCGACGGCGTCAAGCCCGCAGCCCATCGTGGCGGAGCGGGCTATGTATTACAGCTACAAGGGAAGCATGGAGGGCGGGTCGGCGACCCTGGGAGCCCGCCATCCCGGCACCACCTGGTACTTCGCCGAGGGCACCACCCGCGCCGGTTTCGAGGAGTGGCTCACCCTGGCCAACCCCGGGGACGAGGACGCCCTGGTCACCGTGGAGTACATGCTGGGGGCGGGGCAGGGGGACAACGTGGTGGAGGAATGGCTGGTGCCGGCGCGCTCCCGGGTCACCGTCAACGTCAACCTCGCGGTGGGCCCCGACAAGGACGTCTCCATGCGCGTGGTTTCCGACCGCGCGGTGGTGGCCGAAAGGCCCATGTATTTCAGCTTCCGCGGCGCCATACCCGGCGGCCATAACGTCATGGGCGCCCCCAGCCCCGGCACCACCTGGTACTTCGCCGAGGGCACCACCCGCGCCGGTTTCGAGGAGTGGCTCACCCTGGCCAACCCCGGGGACGAGGACGCCCTGGTCACCGTGGAGTACATGCTGGGGGCGGGGCAGGGGGACAACGTGGTGGAGGAATGGCTGGTGCCGGCGCGCTCCCGGGTCACCGTCAACGTCAACCTCGCGGTGGGCCCCGACAAGGACGTCTCCATGCGCGTGGTTTCCGACCGCGCGGTGGTGGCCGAAAGGCCCATGTATTTCAGCTTCGGACCCAAGGGCTGGAAGGGGGGAAGCTGCGGGATGGGATACGACCCCGTGGAGGGGGGTGGAGCGAGATGA